One stretch of Excalfactoria chinensis isolate bCotChi1 chromosome 2, bCotChi1.hap2, whole genome shotgun sequence DNA includes these proteins:
- the BFSP2 gene encoding phakinin: protein MPLPRRRSSFLGQQAPSSTAESVGGPGRRVSVGSLSRPPGVYVGAVPTGGVSSLGTRVSRRALGISSVFLQGLRSSCSAVPLAAGLEKGRGLSYESLNGCLVEYIEKVRALEQVNQELEEHIRVYLDKKSSSVGSWGALRESWEAVYHQVGEAVLENARLMLHTENIQASAEDFKDRYENEQPFRKAVEDEINSLYKVIDDANLTKMDLESQIESMKEELTLLSKTHEEDVKVLYKQLAGSQLEELDVPLGSGLDNILEKIRIHWERDIEKNRVEAGALLRTKQQAEATAAVRSQEEELVEGLRTEFHETACKIQSLQAETESLRTLKRGLENSLYDAKHWHEIELQNLGSVISKLESEMAEIKAETEQQQRDRENLLTNKQQLEKDIAAYHCLLDGEQSS, encoded by the exons ATGCCCTTGCCCAGGCGCCGGTCGTCCTTCCTGGGGCAGCAAGCCCCTTCCTCCACCGCCGAGAGCGTGGGGGGCCCGGGGCGCCGGGTGAGCGTAGGCAGCCTGTCGAGGCCTCCCGGCGTCTACGTGGGTGCCGTGCCCACCGGAGGAGTGAGCAGCTTGGGCACCCGCGTGTCCCGCCGAGCGCTGGGCATCAGCAGCGTCTTCCTGCAAGGTCTGCGCAGCTCCTGCTCCGCCGTGCCCTTGGCCGCGGGGCTGGAGAAGGGCAGGGGGCTCTCCTACGAGAGCCTGAACGGCTGCCTGGTGGAGTACATCGAGAAGGTACGGGCCCTCGAGCAGGTCAaccaggagctggaggagcacaTCCGAGTCTACCTGGACAAGAAGTCCTCCAGCGTGGGCAGCTGGGGAGCGCTGCGGGAGAGCTGGGAGGCCGTGTACCACCAG GTGGGTGAAGCAGTCCTTGAGAACGCCCGTCTCATGCTGCACACCGAGAACATTCAGGCCTCTGCTGAAGACTTTAAGGACAG GTACGAAAATGAACAGCCATTCAGAAAGGCAGTGGAAGATGAAATTAATTCCCTTTACAAAGTGATTGATGATGCTAATTTAACTAAAATGGATCTGGAGAGCCAGATAGAAAGCATGAAGGAAGAGCTAACTTTGCTGTCAAAGACCCATGAAGAA GATGTGAAAGTGTTGTACAAACAGCTCGCTGGATCTCAGCTGGAAGAGCTTGATGTTCCCCTGGGAAGTGGCCTGGACAACATACTGGAAAAAATCCGAATCCACTGGGAGAGAGACATTGAAAAGAATCGTGTTGAGGCAGGTGCCCTGCTCCGTACCAAG CAACAGGCTGAAGCGACAGCTGCAGTGCGAAGCCAAGAGGAAGAACTGGTAGAGGGCCTGAGAACCGAGTTCCATGAAACTGCCTGCAAAATACAGAGCTTGCAAGCTGAAACTGAGTCCTTGAGAACCTTG AAGAGGGGTCTGGAGAATTCCCTATATGATGCCAAGCACTGGCACGAGATCGAACTGCAGAACCTGGGCTCTGTCATTTCCAAGCTGGAGTCAGAGATGgcagaaatcaaagcagaaactgagcagcagcagcgggaTCGTGAGAATCTGCTGACCAACAAGCAGCAGCTAGAGAAAGACATTGCTGCATATCACTGCCTTCTGGATGGAGAACAAAGCAG TTGA